In a genomic window of Leptospira brenneri:
- a CDS encoding cell division protein ZapA, translating to MAESAPQPQKITKQIFGETYTIIGEASSGYISEVADFVESRLLELAKALPSASKTKLAVLCALNLADELFQMKEVSLKANEIPELEERTKKIISLLEEGIIGDHF from the coding sequence ATGGCAGAATCTGCCCCACAACCTCAAAAAATAACCAAACAAATCTTTGGTGAAACTTATACCATCATAGGTGAGGCCTCCTCTGGATATATTTCGGAGGTGGCTGATTTTGTAGAATCACGGCTTTTGGAATTGGCAAAAGCTCTTCCTTCGGCCTCAAAAACAAAACTTGCCGTACTTTGTGCACTCAATTTAGCAGACGAACTTTTTCAAATGAAGGAAGTTTCTTTGAAGGCAAATGAAATTCCTGAACTCGAAGAAAGAACAAAAAAAATTATCTCTCTATTAGAAGAAGGGATCATTGGGGATCATTTTTGA
- a CDS encoding chemotaxis protein CheW, whose amino-acid sequence MDQETLLTSLAEKTKMEQESDLGDLEQFLTFTIDKEFFGIRLLLVHEILKPVLITRIPNVDDYILGVINLRGEIIPILDLKKRFHETDSEIFPISRIIVIMLDEKRIGVLVDEVKQVVKIQKDFISYTTDDLSLNYSKMVESVSRYEDHLILNLDLEQIVDFVSIVK is encoded by the coding sequence ATGGACCAAGAAACATTACTCACATCCCTGGCGGAAAAAACCAAAATGGAACAAGAGTCCGATCTGGGAGACTTGGAACAGTTTCTCACCTTTACCATCGATAAAGAATTCTTTGGGATTCGACTCCTATTGGTACATGAAATTTTAAAACCAGTCCTCATCACAAGGATTCCGAATGTAGATGATTATATCTTAGGAGTCATCAACCTTCGTGGCGAAATCATACCTATCTTAGATTTGAAAAAAAGATTTCATGAAACAGACTCTGAGATTTTTCCTATTTCCCGAATCATCGTCATTATGTTAGACGAGAAGAGGATTGGTGTTCTGGTAGATGAAGTCAAACAAGTTGTGAAAATCCAAAAGGATTTTATTAGTTATACAACTGATGATTTATCGTTAAACTATAGTAAGATGGTTGAATCTGTGTCTAGATATGAAGACCATTTGATTTTGAATTTGGATTTGGAACAAATCGTTGATTTTGTTTCCATCGTAAAGTAA
- the rplT gene encoding 50S ribosomal protein L20, giving the protein MPRAVNGTIHKNRRKKVLAKAKGFRGGRSKLFRTAKSAVMKAGQWAYRDRRKKKSEFRKLWITRINAAVRENGMSYSKFIHALKTHGINLDRKTLADLAYNHKEVFNAIVEKTKVAK; this is encoded by the coding sequence ATGCCACGCGCAGTAAACGGAACCATCCATAAGAATCGTAGAAAAAAAGTTCTCGCTAAAGCAAAAGGTTTTAGAGGCGGACGTTCTAAACTTTTCAGAACAGCAAAATCTGCTGTGATGAAAGCTGGTCAATGGGCATACCGTGACCGTAGAAAGAAGAAGTCTGAATTCCGTAAACTTTGGATTACGAGAATCAATGCCGCAGTGAGAGAAAATGGAATGTCTTACTCTAAATTCATCCATGCACTCAAAACACACGGAATCAACTTAGATCGCAAAACTTTGGCTGACCTTGCATACAACCACAAAGAAGTATTCAACGCCATCGTAGAAAAAACCAAAGTCGCTAAGTAA
- a CDS encoding 5-formyltetrahydrofolate cyclo-ligase produces MNPISKKDAREILKKNLPNLPEREDHETAILKRLFPLLQGKSKIITYSPDFRYEVDVLPIIESSPIPRPTSFIEARHSARWYFPRMEEGKVLRFLRPYSFEKSEIGLFQPVGDEEISVEEADLILVPALGFNEKGYRLGRGGGYYDRILNSESLQKKAVGLSFSKLFPVPFLEDNHDLKIGKMITEIQIHSFLD; encoded by the coding sequence TTGAATCCAATTTCTAAAAAAGATGCTAGAGAAATTCTAAAAAAAAATCTTCCGAACTTACCAGAAAGGGAAGACCATGAAACGGCAATTTTAAAAAGATTATTCCCACTTTTACAAGGTAAATCGAAAATCATCACTTACTCACCTGACTTTCGGTATGAGGTGGATGTTCTTCCCATCATTGAATCTTCTCCAATCCCTCGGCCAACAAGTTTTATCGAAGCCAGACATTCTGCCAGGTGGTACTTCCCTCGGATGGAAGAGGGAAAGGTTTTGCGTTTTCTTAGGCCCTATTCCTTTGAAAAGAGCGAGATAGGACTCTTTCAGCCGGTTGGAGATGAGGAGATCTCCGTAGAAGAAGCCGATTTGATCCTTGTCCCTGCTCTTGGTTTCAATGAAAAGGGATACCGGTTGGGACGCGGCGGCGGGTATTATGATCGCATTTTAAATTCAGAATCTCTCCAAAAGAAAGCCGTTGGACTTAGTTTTTCTAAACTTTTTCCCGTCCCATTCCTTGAAGACAATCACGATTTAAAAATAGGAAAAATGATTACGGAAATCCAGATTCATTCGTTTTTAGATTGA
- the infC gene encoding translation initiation factor IF-3 — protein sequence MQKRPNPRGNPNQDKFAHIRINEQITNVASIRLVSDEGSDIVTLEEALRRAKEANLDLVEVSGDQDVHVCKLIDFGKYKFELLKKTKEAKKKQHVVTVKEIKIRPRIDNHDFEIKKRHALEFLQKGDKVKVTLRFRGREMVHSEIGMNIVNRFVEDLKEHASPEKMPVHDGKTIVVVMNPISEKAKG from the coding sequence ATGCAGAAACGGCCCAACCCTAGAGGGAACCCAAACCAAGATAAATTCGCCCACATCAGAATTAACGAACAAATTACCAATGTAGCATCGATCCGACTCGTCTCTGACGAAGGGTCTGACATCGTTACTCTGGAAGAGGCTCTGAGAAGAGCTAAGGAAGCTAACCTTGATTTGGTGGAAGTCTCGGGAGACCAGGATGTTCACGTCTGTAAGTTGATCGATTTTGGAAAATACAAATTCGAACTTCTTAAGAAAACGAAAGAAGCGAAAAAGAAACAACACGTAGTCACGGTGAAAGAAATTAAAATCCGCCCGCGGATTGATAACCATGACTTCGAGATTAAGAAGCGTCATGCTTTAGAATTCTTGCAAAAGGGTGATAAAGTAAAAGTGACTCTTCGATTCCGAGGCAGAGAGATGGTTCACTCTGAGATAGGAATGAATATTGTTAACCGGTTTGTCGAGGACCTAAAAGAGCATGCCTCTCCCGAAAAAATGCCGGTACACGACGGAAAGACGATAGTGGTCGTGATGAACCCAATTAGTGAGAAAGCTAAAGGATAA
- the rpmI gene encoding 50S ribosomal protein L35, whose protein sequence is MYKLKTNRAAAKRFKFTKSGKIKRGCAFRRHILEKKSPKMKHQSRGMHLIHETDYNRVEKLLPYGG, encoded by the coding sequence ATGTATAAACTAAAAACAAACAGGGCAGCAGCGAAACGTTTTAAGTTTACCAAGTCTGGTAAAATTAAACGCGGTTGTGCGTTCCGAAGACATATCTTAGAGAAAAAATCTCCTAAGATGAAACACCAAAGCCGTGGAATGCACCTCATCCACGAAACCGACTATAACCGTGTAGAAAAACTTCTACCTTACGGAGGTTAA